The following coding sequences are from one Nodosilinea sp. FACHB-141 window:
- a CDS encoding FAD-dependent oxidoreductase — translation MKGDRRQTQRRIWRRWRHLPGLAALMFGAGAIAGLTASRWSPTPAPGAGGDITPALRLQGLPQPIVFNGRPRIDPMPQFKEVWECQVVVVGGSLGGVAAAGHAMASGATTCLIEVAPWLGGQISSQGVSALDESLRMRQANNLSPSWQRFRQIIKQQVVNLPAWSPGGSPRSVADINSCWVGTLCFPPQAGAKAAEQFLADTNPGAPASRWAAMTAFKGAEFDATGRRITAVYGVRRIPKDPSYRPMGRLSAELANWYSWSPTAEFDRVPVKLQPPPGQSMIVIDATDTGELVAWAKVPYRVGSESKATTGEPNAAAFDNPDCTQAFTYPFALGIHNDGGDSLAALARLQPTYGIHEHQASFNLEGFPFFTGKSVFHYRRIVSQNRGNPYVGSPVAGDISMINWNQGNDWNWMDPPLLLKAAELEAAGQHQNWMGGLSSSALKFGEENALMFARWLLETQSGPSYPLAYLYGADGPMGTLSGLSMVPYFREGRRIVGRAAYGQDEFMIRENDLRYDFPGQRDFSPTTVGLTHYAIDIHGCRYRNWLPSGEAVAAPAQEPRVKPVQLPLESLIPQGVDNLLMGGKALAATHIASASTRIHYGEWQVGAAAGVTAGWLVSPGAPVNDPAAVIPSGSMGSLQEVMRLQGLKTHW, via the coding sequence GTGAAGGGCGATCGCAGGCAAACTCAGCGGCGAATCTGGCGACGGTGGCGGCATTTGCCAGGGCTGGCCGCTCTTATGTTTGGGGCGGGGGCGATCGCCGGGCTTACCGCATCGCGCTGGTCGCCCACTCCAGCACCGGGGGCTGGGGGCGACATTACCCCTGCCCTGCGGCTGCAGGGCCTACCGCAGCCCATTGTGTTCAACGGTCGCCCGCGCATCGATCCGATGCCCCAATTCAAAGAGGTTTGGGAATGTCAGGTGGTAGTGGTGGGCGGTTCCCTCGGTGGAGTTGCCGCCGCTGGCCACGCCATGGCCAGCGGTGCCACTACCTGTCTGATCGAAGTTGCCCCCTGGTTAGGCGGGCAGATCAGCTCTCAGGGTGTCTCTGCCCTTGATGAGTCGCTGCGCATGCGCCAGGCCAACAATCTGTCGCCCAGCTGGCAGCGGTTCCGACAAATCATTAAGCAGCAAGTGGTCAACTTACCGGCCTGGAGCCCAGGCGGTAGCCCGCGATCGGTGGCCGACATCAACAGCTGTTGGGTAGGCACCCTGTGCTTTCCGCCTCAGGCTGGGGCCAAGGCCGCCGAACAGTTCTTAGCCGACACTAACCCCGGCGCCCCAGCGAGCCGCTGGGCTGCGATGACAGCGTTCAAGGGGGCTGAGTTTGACGCCACGGGCCGCCGCATCACCGCAGTATACGGGGTACGGCGCATTCCTAAAGACCCTAGCTATCGGCCCATGGGGCGACTGTCGGCAGAGTTGGCCAACTGGTATAGCTGGTCGCCCACCGCCGAGTTTGACCGAGTGCCCGTCAAGCTACAGCCGCCTCCCGGCCAGTCAATGATTGTGATTGACGCCACCGACACTGGCGAACTGGTGGCTTGGGCTAAGGTGCCCTATCGCGTGGGGTCTGAATCAAAGGCAACCACAGGGGAACCCAACGCCGCAGCCTTTGATAACCCCGATTGTACCCAAGCCTTTACCTACCCTTTTGCCCTCGGCATTCACAATGATGGGGGAGACAGTCTGGCCGCTCTGGCACGGCTTCAGCCCACTTACGGCATCCATGAGCACCAAGCCTCGTTTAATTTGGAAGGATTTCCGTTTTTCACGGGCAAGAGCGTCTTTCATTACCGGCGCATCGTCAGCCAAAACCGGGGCAACCCCTACGTCGGCTCTCCCGTCGCTGGCGATATCTCCATGATCAACTGGAACCAGGGCAATGACTGGAACTGGATGGATCCACCGCTACTGCTCAAAGCCGCTGAGCTGGAGGCCGCTGGCCAGCACCAGAACTGGATGGGAGGCCTATCATCGTCAGCGCTGAAATTTGGCGAAGAGAACGCGCTGATGTTTGCTCGCTGGCTGCTTGAGACCCAGTCTGGCCCTAGCTATCCTCTGGCCTACCTCTACGGGGCCGATGGCCCTATGGGCACGCTGTCGGGCCTCAGCATGGTGCCCTACTTTCGAGAGGGGAGGCGGATTGTGGGCCGCGCCGCCTATGGCCAAGATGAGTTTATGATTCGCGAAAACGATCTGCGCTACGATTTCCCCGGTCAGCGCGACTTTAGCCCTACCACCGTCGGGCTAACTCACTATGCGATCGATATTCACGGCTGCCGCTACCGCAACTGGCTGCCTTCAGGAGAAGCCGTTGCTGCTCCGGCCCAAGAACCCCGAGTCAAGCCTGTGCAGCTTCCGTTAGAAAGTCTAATTCCCCAAGGGGTCGACAATTTGCTAATGGGCGGTAAAGCCCTGGCGGCTACCCATATCGCTAGCGCTTCAACCCGCATCCATTACGGCGAGTGGCAGGTGGGAGCCGCCGCCGGGGTCACCGCAGGCTGGTTGGTGTCGCCTGGCGCGCCCGTCAATGACCCAGCTGCCGTGATCCCCAGTGGTTCTATGGGATCGCTACAGGAGGTGATGCGGTTGCAAGGGCTGAAGACCCATTGGTAA
- a CDS encoding histidine kinase — MEGSSTSFDDIRVPLKLLLFIDKRPSLARQMRQIKQYLKTLETHFEFNLDVVDIGEQPYLAEHYKLVASPALIKISPAPQQMLAGSDIINQLERWWPKWQQEHLDTLNSLGVEAESALSADPLAQQADLLTTSAELIKLSDEIFRLNQTREELEAQLRFKDRIIAMMAHDLRNPLTAASIAVETLELGYAPNQTRNITLSPELTGQLLKHAKTQIRAINRMITDILKAARGASMELQIVPQELNLPALCMEVVDAFQNRLQEKQQSLTTEIPQDLPTVYADGTQVKRVITNLLDNAIKYTPQGGQVSIIALHRTTQKVQVAVVDTGPGIPPENRDKIFEESYRLQRDVTQDGYGLGLALCQRIVRAHYGQIWVDSASGAGSSFFFTLPVYRA; from the coding sequence ATGGAGGGTTCCTCCACTTCCTTTGATGACATTCGAGTGCCCCTCAAACTGCTGTTATTTATTGACAAGCGGCCCAGCTTGGCCCGGCAAATGCGCCAAATTAAGCAGTATCTGAAAACCCTAGAGACCCATTTTGAGTTCAACCTCGATGTGGTTGACATTGGTGAACAGCCCTACCTCGCCGAGCACTACAAGCTGGTAGCCAGCCCCGCGCTGATTAAAATTTCCCCAGCACCCCAGCAGATGCTGGCTGGTAGCGACATTATCAATCAGCTAGAGCGCTGGTGGCCTAAGTGGCAGCAAGAGCATCTCGATACCCTCAATTCGCTGGGGGTGGAGGCCGAATCAGCCCTATCAGCCGACCCCCTGGCACAGCAAGCCGACCTCTTGACCACCTCCGCCGAACTCATAAAACTCTCCGATGAGATCTTTCGGCTCAACCAGACCCGTGAAGAACTCGAGGCCCAGCTGCGCTTTAAAGATCGCATCATTGCCATGATGGCCCACGACCTTCGCAACCCCCTCACTGCTGCATCCATTGCGGTTGAAACCCTGGAGTTGGGCTATGCCCCTAATCAAACCCGCAACATCACTCTGAGCCCTGAGCTCACGGGCCAGCTGCTAAAACACGCCAAAACTCAAATTCGAGCCATCAATCGGATGATTACCGACATTCTTAAGGCGGCTCGGGGGGCCTCTATGGAACTCCAAATTGTGCCCCAGGAGCTCAACCTGCCTGCACTGTGTATGGAGGTGGTCGATGCTTTTCAAAACCGGCTTCAGGAAAAACAGCAAAGTTTAACCACCGAAATTCCCCAAGATCTGCCCACGGTCTATGCCGACGGTACTCAAGTCAAGCGTGTAATCACCAACCTGCTCGACAACGCCATCAAATACACGCCTCAGGGGGGACAGGTCTCGATTATTGCGCTACATCGCACCACCCAAAAGGTACAGGTGGCTGTGGTAGATACCGGTCCTGGAATTCCGCCCGAAAACCGCGACAAAATTTTTGAGGAAAGCTATCGTCTCCAGCGGGACGTTACTCAGGATGGCTACGGGCTGGGGCTGGCTCTCTGCCAGCGAATTGTGCGCGCTCACTACGGTCAAATCTGGGTTGACTCGGCCTCTGGGGCGGGCAGCTCTTTTTTCTTTACTCTACCGGTCTATCGGGCCTAG
- a CDS encoding SRPBCC family protein: MVTSKAQGIHEVRQDGFLAQFSPSDQVALLRGDVLLQSPIGNTSGAVTAHMYVPLARPQIWPQVTNYSCWTQYFPNIVHSEVLETVKTATQRYRRLYQVGRKGFMLLTAQVEIYLKVVETACEAIQFRLEQGTFSHFAADLHLQDFNQGTLLTYSVQAAPTIPVPTFLIEQAIKTDLPGNMRQMRRVLCARYGVA, from the coding sequence ATGGTTACTAGCAAAGCTCAGGGTATCCACGAGGTCAGGCAGGACGGGTTTCTAGCCCAGTTTTCTCCCAGCGACCAGGTGGCGCTACTCCGAGGAGATGTATTGCTCCAGTCGCCAATCGGCAACACCAGCGGCGCTGTCACCGCTCACATGTACGTACCCCTGGCGCGCCCTCAAATTTGGCCTCAGGTAACCAACTACAGCTGCTGGACTCAATATTTTCCTAACATTGTGCACAGCGAAGTTCTAGAGACCGTGAAAACTGCGACTCAACGCTACCGCCGCCTCTACCAGGTGGGGCGCAAGGGGTTTATGCTGCTGACGGCCCAAGTCGAAATTTACCTCAAGGTGGTCGAAACCGCCTGCGAAGCTATTCAGTTTCGCCTAGAGCAAGGCACCTTTTCCCATTTCGCGGCGGATCTGCACCTGCAAGATTTCAACCAAGGCACTCTGCTGACCTACTCGGTGCAAGCCGCGCCGACGATTCCGGTACCAACATTCTTAATTGAACAAGCCATTAAGACCGACCTACCAGGGAACATGCGGCAGATGAGACGGGTACTGTGCGCCCGCTATGGTGTGGCGTGA